The genomic stretch GTCGCTAGATGATGCTTCAGATGATACGATTTGCTTAGTGAAAGACATTATTTCTGAAGAGTACGCTTCGCAGTATAAAGAAAAATCAACGTCAGGAAACCTGGAAACACTTCAAGGTCTAACTGTTGATAGGTTCAAGGATTTTTTTGAGAATAATCTTGTGGCATTTCGGTCAGGAAAATGAGGATGAACTCAAGCAGGCTGTTTTAAAAGATATTGAGAACTCGCCTATTCACAACAATGCGCATATAGGTAAAGAAAACATAATATTTTGTTTGTTAATGGATAAGTTGAGTGAAAGGCAGAATAGTAAAAACTTAGTTGACAAGCTGGTTCATAGTTCAGATGTGAAATTAATTTTTAAAGAAGCAGAGTCGCAAATTCCTGATGAAAGTATAGATCCTACATGGCGTTACATTGCTGAGTTGGAAAAAGAGGTGACCGACAAGCGAAACTTGAAAGAAAAGGTGCTTTCAGTAATAGATGATATTTCAGAGCGTCGAATTAAACAATTGGCAAGAAAGGCAAGTAGTTCTAAGTATGAAGAGTGTGAAGCGGACAAATCTTTTTTGTCTTTGAAGTATCGTGTTTTTGAAGCCTGTGAGGAATATTTTTCTGGGGGTTGCTATGTCGCTCCTAGAAGTGGTGGCGATATGGATGCTGTTCTTAAAACACTTGTATCGAGAGCGGTAGAGGATATTTCTAAGTTAAAGAGCGATTACAAATATACAATTTCCAATGATAAAACGATAGAAGGAATTATTTGGAATTTATTTGATGAGTGTTTTTTAGCTTTTGATGAGTATAGTGATGAATGACGTAAGTGCAAAAAAAAGACTAATGTACCTAAGCGGTGAAGATTTTTATCTTTATTGCTATTCCATTTTTGTCATTTTGGATTCTTTAGGCTGTCGTAATGGTAAATATTTTAGAGATTATAGAAAGTTGGCGTTTCTAACCGATATTATCGGTGATGATAAAATAGTCTATGTGCTTTCTCATTCTTCAGGAGAAAAGCTGAATCCTAAAGATTACGAGTGTTTGCTTGATAGCTATTCGAACGGATTAACTCTAAGAAGTGAAATTCTTAAGCTGTTGTTTGTTCTTGAGAAGAAAGGTTATGTGAGTTTAAATCAAGGCAAGGCGCAAGAGATTAATGTGACTTTGACTAAAAATAATCTTCCTGGTGGCTTTTTAAATAGCAATGTTTTTGCGTCTGAATTTAAGAATATAAAACGTGTATCAAAGAAAGTTGGACGGTTAGCGTCATTAACTCTGGATACCATGTTAAATAAAATTTATGTTGAAAACGGAGTTCGAACATGGGCCTGATGCGGGTTAATAAGCTTGTTTATGAGGGAAGTAAGTATTACTTCGAATCAAAAGAATTCGATAAAAATATCATCCTGATTGAGGGTGACAATGGAACAGGGAAAAGCACTTTTGTAATTTGATTTATTTTGCATTTGGGGGTGAAGTTCCAATATTCCGAAGAGATAATGATAAGCGTCACGATGAAATTACATCCGATAGCGACAACTATGTTGATCTTTATATATCGATTAATAATGAAAGCTATTTGCTTAGGCGCTACTTTGGAGATAATGAAATAACAGTAATTCCCTATGAGCGAGTTGTTGAAAAAGTATACTCAGAAGACAAAAAGACTTTGCTTGAAGAGAAGGTGGGGTTTGTTCTATTGGAGGATAAGGTTGAAATATATTCCGTCAATAGAAGCAAAGATGCATATGTTTTTTCTGACTGGATTCTTGGGAAGCTGAAAATATCTGTAGTCGAGCTTTTTCACGGTTACAATACATTTAAAATTAATATATCCGATTTGATGCGGTTGATTTATCACGACCAGCAGCCGAACCCGGAGGGGATTTATAAAAAGCCAGATACTAATTCTACATATGTATCTGATTCAGAGTTGGTTAGAAAGGCTATTTTCGAACTCTTAGTTGGTGAAGCTTATTCTAATTATTACGACTCCATTTCCGAAGAAAAGAAACTATCGAGAGAAAAAAGCTTGGCTAAAGCGGTTGTAAGTGAGTACTCGTTATTAGCTGATAAGATGCGAAAAAATGGCGAAGCTAAAAATGTTAGTTTTTTGCAAAAAGAAATTTTGGACAATGAAAAGCAAATTGACAAGCTACATGATGCAAGACTGGCATTTAAGCGTAACCGGTCTGGTTCGAATACAGTCAATCAAGATATTGAGTCGTGCAAGTCGGAATTAATTGATTGCGAATTAAAGTTAAGTCGATTGAAAGAAAGTCTCATTTCTATTCTCGATGAAAGGTACAAGTTAAACATAGTTAGAAACGAGTCTGTTTCAGAAATTAGGCGCATTGAAAAAGTTATTTTTTCCCACGATCAGCTAAACCTTTTTACTTCCGATACTTGCCCATATTGCTTAAGTAATGTGGATCGTGTTGAAGGGCATTGTGTTTGTGGTGCTTCGATTGAAGAAGAGCAGTATGAAAGGTTTTTCTACACGTCAAAAGAATATAAGGATATTCTAAATTCCAAGCTTAAGGCTTTATCAACAATTAAAACTGCTTACGATGATTGTGACTCCGAAGTTCAAGAGACCAAAAATGAGATCGAGATGGTAGAGAAACAATCAGTGGCGTTACGTGAAAAGCTAAAGGAAATGCTTGGGCGGGTCGATGAAGTTATTGATATTGAAAGCCTAAATGATATTGACGATAAAATATTGCAACTCAGGGAGGATGTCGCGAATCTAAATCGATTGTTAGAAGTTGAATCAAAACTAGAGGGTTTTCAAAAAGACTTTGACTTGGTTAGCTCAAAAGCAAAAGATGCCGAACTTAAAAGAAAAGGACTTGAAATTAAAGCTCAACAAGATGTTACCTCAAAAGTAAATGAATTTAGTGAAATCTATAATGAGCTGATGAAAAATACCTTGCCTGATTGCAGATCAGCCAAGATTAGACTTGATAACTATTTGCCTTCGATCAACGATGGACTCTATCGGGAGACCAGTGCACTTGTTTCGATCCGGTTAATGTACTTTATTGCTCTAATGCATTTATCATTGTCCGATAAATCGGTGACATTCCCACGCTTTCTACTGATTGATACCCCTGAGACTGCCGGAATTGAATTAGACTATCTACAAAACTGTATTAGGCAGCTTGAAGGCTTACAAGAATATGGGGTTGACTTTCAGGTCATTATTTCAACAGGTTTAAATAAATATCCAGATTCCTTAAAAGACAATCGTGTACTCTTTATGCCAGATAGGAAACAGAAGGAGCACATGCTTTTGAAAGAGAAGAAATTCACTTATTGACTATTTTTTTACAATCACACTTACTGCAACGAATTAGTCTGCTTAGCTTATTATACTGTTTGCTATACATGCCGGCAGACCAGATCTGAAAGTTAACAAGTTGCTGCACACGGATAAATTATTCACTGCGCTCATAATTTACCGGTGAGCAAAGCGTTAAAAGTAATAAAGTATGGATGTATTCCTTTTAAGACACGCAGAAACAGAAACGAACCGTGATGGTGCGTTAGCAACAGGAAGCGGTGACGCGCTCACACAGCATGGCCACTATCAGGCACAGAGCATCATAGGACGTCTCTTGGAATTGGAGATCGAGTGCATTCTGTGCTCTCCGTATCCGAGAGCCCTGCAAACCATTCAACCTTTTGTTGAGGTTGCCAGAATAGAGATTGAGATTCACCCTTGTTTAGCTGAGGGGCAGTTAGTGTTGACTGAGACTCCCGCTCGAGAGGAGCCCAAGTATTTCCGTCACGTATCGGGCCATGACTACCCCCATGAAAATGAGTCACCAGGTGCATTCATGGAGCGTGTGGTACAGGCAAAAAAGCTAATCGACACCCAGCCTCATTCCAGGATATTGGTGGTAACGCATGGGCACATGCTTCGCGAATTATTAAACAGCATGCTGGCTTTGCCCCATAAAACAAGGTTCCCGCACGATAATTGTGGGCTGAGTCATGTATCGGTAGGTGCCGTAAATATGGTCAGCTATATCAACCGACCAATTTCTTCTAGCTAACGACTTGTGGCGACCGACTTTCCAGCCCTGAGCGCCCACAAGTTTTGTGGTTCGCTGGGTTGCTAAGCGTTCAACAGTAGTTACTAGTGCTCTTGACCACGTCGTACTGAACCATCTTTAGCATGGATAATGTTTTGGTGGCGCGGCCTCGCGGGTGCCTCGCTGATCGCTCGTTACCACGCGCTACAAGGGTATTGACCTGGGTGGTGGGTATCACCGTCGAGAGCTGATGCCGCAAAATCACGCGCTTTCTCCCAACATCTCAACGATCATTTGTCTTAGCCAGTTGTGCCCGGCATCGCTTTCCCGCCGTGAGTGCCAAACCATCTCGTAGGCAAACGGGTCGATGGCAAAGGGAGGGGCGAAAAGCTGTAGCGGTGAGTCCTCCAGAAATAGATCGAAGCTGCGCCGTGCAGCGGTCAATATCAAGTCCGTGTTGGCCACTAAACTGCTAGCGATGCCCCAGTGGGGCAGGGTCATCGCTATCCTGCGGGTGACGCCTTCTCGCTGCAGGGCGTGTTCTATCTCACCGGCTTCGTTGCTTTGCAGAGCGACCAGTACATGTGGCCGCGAGAGCCATTCGTCTTTATCCAGGCTACCGGACCTGGGCAGGGTGTGTTTATCCGCCGCACTCACGAAGTGCTCGATGAAGAGCGTTCGGGTGCGTAACTCATCGGCAAGCGGCGATGGGAACACCCCAAACGCCAAGTCGATCTCTCCATCATGTACACCTGCCAGCATCGAGGCGCGGCTGCCTTGCGTGACTTGAAGATCGATCCCCGGCGCGCAGGAACGCAAGCGCTTTACCAGCCCCGGCAGGATGACCCGAGAGCCATAGTCCGACATGGCGAGCCTAAATAGTCGCTTTGTCCGAGCGGGGTCGAAGGCGGGCTGGTCGAGCAGCGTGCCTACCTGATGCAGTGCTTCCGTCAATGCCGGTAGTAGCTCGCTGGCGCGGGAAGTGAGTTCCAGTTTGCCTGCTCGTCGCACCAGCAACGGGTCGTCAAAAATAGTGCGCAAATGAGCGAGTGCATGGCTGACGGCGGGCTGGCTTTTATGTAAGCGCCGTGCCGCTCGCGAGACGTGCTTTTCGGTCAGTAGTGCGTGCAGAGCGACCAGCAGATTGAGATCGATACGTCTTAAATTATTCATAGTTTGAATAATGAAAAATAAAAAATGGAATTTCAATTAATGAAATGAATTGTACAAGATAAAAGACCCTTTCAGACGCATCAGGAGTCTTGTCATGAATTCATCTCTCACCGTGGTAGGGTTGGCGGCAGTAGCGGTCGTCGCAGGCGCTTTGGTGCCATTTCAAGCCGGTAGTAACGCGGAATTAGGCCGAGCGCTAGGCCATCCTCTTTGGGCAACGCTGGTCTCTCTGGTGGTCAGTATTCTTGTCGTCATCCCCATTGCACTGGCGATGCAGGCAGCGCCTCCCGTTTTCGGGGCTGCTAGGCACTTGCCCGCCTGGGGATGGCTGGGCGGCGTCGCAGGCGCTATCTACGTATCGTCGGCGCTAATATTGGTGCCGCGGGTGGGGGCCACGAGCTTTATGGTGTGTGTGATTGCAGGGCAGCTGATCGCATCGCTGCTGCTGGATTACCACGGCTGGATGAACTTGCCTGTTAGAGAGGTCAGCGTGGGGCGTGTGTTGGGCGTGGTGATGGTAATAGTGGGCATGGTGACGGTGCTGTGGTTCTCATCCACGACCAAACCAGCTCAACACGATGCTGATCAGGTCGTATCACGCACCGCCCATTCATGAAGGCACAAGGTTTTTCGATGAATCTGCACGGTTCAACGTCGCTCGAACGGTAAGTGGACGTAGTGTAAGTTTGGTTATGCTCTTCAAGCGAACCATCATCTTTCTTTCAGGAGCCTATGGATAATCGATATATCGTCATATTCGATGGTGTTTGCAACTTCTGTAATGGAGCAGTGAATTTCATCATCAAGCGAGACCCAGAGGGAATCTTTGCATTCACCCCGATGCAGAGCGAGTTGGCGCAGGAACTCACGCAGCGCTTCAACATGCCCGATGTGGGCATGGACACCTTGGTGCTTATCAAGGCTGGTAAGTGTTACGTGCTTTCAGAGGCGGCCCTTGAGATCGCCAAAGAGCTAAAAGGGCCGTGGCGGCTCTGTTATGCATTCAAGGTTGTGCCCAGGCCGATTAGAGACGCGGCTTATAAATTATTCGCTCGGAATCGTTATACGCTTTTTGGTAAGAAAGAGGCTTGTATGGTGCCGACAGTAGAGGTGAAGTCGCGGTTTGTGGGTATCGACACTTAGCCTTTGTGCGGGTATTTGTTTCAACCAGACGTTGGTGGGGGGTAAGCGCGTGCATGTTATTTATTGGGGTGGCGCGGCCTCGCGGGTGCCTCGCTGATCGCTCGTTACCACGCGCTACAATTTCATTCTTTGCCTACTCGCGTCAGTAGGGTTCTGTGTCTATGGCACTAACACCATAAGGAAAGGTTAATCCATGCCCACCGCCATCGTTCTTGGTGCTACTGGCGCTATTGGTCAGCAGCTTGTTACTCAGCTTACCCAGCGGGGTGAGGTGGAAAGCGTCATCGTGATTACCCGCCGTGAGCTGGATATTACCCGTGAATTTCCCAACGCTATCGTTTCCAAAATCCAGCCTGCGCTGCTCGATTTCGACCAGTTAGAAGCCCAGGCCGCCGAGTGTATGCCCGCCGGTGCCGTGGCCTTTGTGGCGCTGGGCACCACGAAGAAGCAGGCGGGGAGTAAAGCGGCGTTTCGCCGTGTGGATCATGGGTTGGTGCTGGCGTTTGCGCGGGCGTGTAAAACGGCAGGGGTGAGTGGGTTAGGCGTGGTGACGGCGCACGGGGCGAATGCGCGCTCTTCGGTGTTTTATAACCGTGTGAAAGGCGAGGTGGAGCGGGATGTTCAGTCGCTGGGGTTGCCCTGCGTGTTCTTTGCTCGGCCTTCGCTGTTATTAGGACGGCCAGAGGATGGGCGGTTGGCAGAGTCGTGGGCGAGTGCGCTTTTAGCACCAGCGTCACGTTGGTTGCCGCGCTCGGTACGGCCGATCGAGGTGCGCGTCGTGGCGGCGGCAATGGTCGACGCGGCGTTGGGCGCCGCCGACGGGCGCGTGTCGTTCGTGCTCTCGAATGCGGCCATGCACCAGAGTGAAAGCCCCTAGCGTTAATGCGTGTGGCCGGGTTGGCGGCTGTGCTCCAGCTCTTCGATCATCTTGCGCGCAGCGTTGGAGAGCGTTCGGTTGGTGTGCACCAGATAGCCGAGCGGGCGATGAATGGGCGCGGTGTCCACGGGTAGCTCTACCAGCTCGCTGTCGATCATCCTTTCCGGCAGCAGGCTCCAGCCGAGCCCTACGCCGCACATCATTTTGAGTGTTTCTAAGTAGTTGGTCGACATGCTCACGGGCAGGGTGAGGCCTGCTTCCTCAAAGCGTTGGCCAATCAGCGTGCGAGTGAAGGTTTTGGCCCCCGGCAATATGCAGTTTACCTCACACAGTTCTGCCAAGCTGAGAGGCCTGCCGTTGTTGCGACTGCGGTCGGCGAGTGGATGGTCGCTGGCGCAGACGAAGCATAGTCGGTCACGCCATAGCTCCACGACCTGAAGCTGTTCAACGGGGTGGGGAGCCAGGGTGACGATGGCCATTTCCAGCGTGCCATC from Halomonas meridiana encodes the following:
- a CDS encoding LysR family transcriptional regulator: MDTQSLQAFLAVAETQSFSRAAEQLHLTQPAVSKRIATLEDLLGTRLFDRIGRRIALTEAGNVLLPNAQRILFTVEDSRRALANLSGQVGGKLTLATSHHIGLHRLPPLLKQYTQRHPEVALDLHFLDSELAYQGVMDGTLEMAIVTLAPHPVEQLQVVELWRDRLCFVCASDHPLADRSRNNGRPLSLAELCEVNCILPGAKTFTRTLIGQRFEEAGLTLPVSMSTNYLETLKMMCGVGLGWSLLPERMIDSELVELPVDTAPIHRPLGYLVHTNRTLSNAARKMIEELEHSRQPGHTH
- a CDS encoding NAD(P)H-binding protein, which gives rise to MPTAIVLGATGAIGQQLVTQLTQRGEVESVIVITRRELDITREFPNAIVSKIQPALLDFDQLEAQAAECMPAGAVAFVALGTTKKQAGSKAAFRRVDHGLVLAFARACKTAGVSGLGVVTAHGANARSSVFYNRVKGEVERDVQSLGLPCVFFARPSLLLGRPEDGRLAESWASALLAPASRWLPRSVRPIEVRVVAAAMVDAALGAADGRVSFVLSNAAMHQSESP
- a CDS encoding histidine phosphatase family protein — protein: MDVFLLRHAETETNRDGALATGSGDALTQHGHYQAQSIIGRLLELEIECILCSPYPRALQTIQPFVEVARIEIEIHPCLAEGQLVLTETPAREEPKYFRHVSGHDYPHENESPGAFMERVVQAKKLIDTQPHSRILVVTHGHMLRELLNSMLALPHKTRFPHDNCGLSHVSVGAVNMVSYINRPISSS
- a CDS encoding thiol-disulfide oxidoreductase DCC family protein, whose amino-acid sequence is MDNRYIVIFDGVCNFCNGAVNFIIKRDPEGIFAFTPMQSELAQELTQRFNMPDVGMDTLVLIKAGKCYVLSEAALEIAKELKGPWRLCYAFKVVPRPIRDAAYKLFARNRYTLFGKKEACMVPTVEVKSRFVGIDT
- a CDS encoding DMT family transporter, producing the protein MNSSLTVVGLAAVAVVAGALVPFQAGSNAELGRALGHPLWATLVSLVVSILVVIPIALAMQAAPPVFGAARHLPAWGWLGGVAGAIYVSSALILVPRVGATSFMVCVIAGQLIASLLLDYHGWMNLPVREVSVGRVLGVVMVIVGMVTVLWFSSTTKPAQHDADQVVSRTAHS
- a CDS encoding LysR family transcriptional regulator, coding for MNNLRRIDLNLLVALHALLTEKHVSRAARRLHKSQPAVSHALAHLRTIFDDPLLVRRAGKLELTSRASELLPALTEALHQVGTLLDQPAFDPARTKRLFRLAMSDYGSRVILPGLVKRLRSCAPGIDLQVTQGSRASMLAGVHDGEIDLAFGVFPSPLADELRTRTLFIEHFVSAADKHTLPRSGSLDKDEWLSRPHVLVALQSNEAGEIEHALQREGVTRRIAMTLPHWGIASSLVANTDLILTAARRSFDLFLEDSPLQLFAPPFAIDPFAYEMVWHSRRESDAGHNWLRQMIVEMLGESA